A region of Thermococcus barossii DNA encodes the following proteins:
- a CDS encoding prenyltransferase/squalene oxidase repeat-containing protein produces MKMMNLTPQNPDRIISFVLSAQTENGTFIYGEQDVTYLAIKILYYLDYNMSRLQNTAAYYVNKFNSVSLQENTRGILQYLLEVNIYSKALTMLNISYTHLDNYQRIITYLQHSHEKVEVEISKNPPIFYVAEALEFLSREGLLTKNLSTIAYKYVLAQKLPDGGFHIWGMNYGEPQGTYHAVRIMVLTNHLPDNDILDFIHSWESPLGGFALPFHTQSEPYATYMALYVADFLGINLDKNHTKSFLKRAVYNRSPYTPDDPVPLYLVYKTYKLIEVEIDKQDAEYIRDEAERILKLYLENRKDVLLSDPGWVYIVRLGKEIGIIIGEQTSQTLVREILSLKNPDGSFGNYSNRTFLVFHNTVQAVILLHELGYDYKDNTTLNYILGLQHEGGWGAPDLYNTLYAVQALTYMGYCPQDIEGLLEFINALKYQYGGFRLYSGDTSYGGLQETYFALKTLELLGANGT; encoded by the coding sequence ATGAAAATGATGAACCTAACACCACAAAATCCAGATAGAATCATTTCATTCGTTCTTTCGGCCCAAACAGAAAATGGTACGTTTATCTATGGGGAACAAGATGTAACCTACTTGGCTATCAAGATTCTCTATTATTTAGATTATAATATGAGCCGACTCCAAAATACTGCTGCATATTATGTTAACAAATTTAATAGCGTCTCTTTACAGGAGAATACCCGTGGAATCTTGCAATACCTCTTAGAAGTTAATATTTACTCAAAGGCCCTTACAATGCTTAACATTTCTTACACTCATCTCGACAACTATCAGAGAATAATAACATACCTGCAACACTCGCATGAAAAGGTGGAAGTTGAAATATCAAAGAATCCTCCAATCTTTTATGTTGCAGAGGCTCTTGAATTCTTATCCAGAGAAGGGCTACTTACTAAAAATTTATCCACGATTGCCTATAAGTATGTTCTTGCTCAGAAATTACCCGATGGTGGCTTCCATATCTGGGGTATGAATTATGGGGAGCCTCAGGGAACCTATCATGCAGTTAGGATAATGGTTCTAACTAATCATCTTCCAGATAACGACATCTTGGACTTCATACACTCCTGGGAAAGTCCCTTAGGAGGTTTTGCGCTTCCATTTCACACTCAGAGTGAGCCATACGCCACATACATGGCTCTTTACGTTGCGGATTTTCTTGGTATAAATCTTGACAAGAATCACACCAAGAGCTTTTTAAAGCGTGCAGTTTATAACAGATCACCATACACTCCCGATGATCCCGTGCCTTTGTATCTAGTTTACAAGACATACAAGTTAATTGAAGTTGAGATTGACAAACAGGACGCAGAATACATAAGAGACGAAGCTGAGAGAATACTTAAGTTGTATCTTGAAAACAGAAAAGATGTGTTATTATCTGATCCAGGTTGGGTCTATATCGTGAGACTCGGAAAAGAGATTGGTATTATTATCGGAGAGCAAACTAGTCAAACATTAGTTAGGGAAATTCTCTCACTTAAGAATCCAGACGGAAGTTTTGGAAATTATAGTAACAGGACTTTTTTAGTGTTTCACAACACGGTCCAAGCCGTTATTCTCCTTCACGAATTGGGTTATGACTATAAGGATAACACCACATTAAACTACATCCTGGGTCTTCAACATGAAGGCGGATGGGGAGCTCCTGATTTGTACAACACACTCTACGCTGTCCAAGCACTGACATACATGGGGTACTGCCCCCAAGATATCGAAGGATTGCTTGAGTTTATCAACGCACTTAAGTACCAATACGGAGGATTTAGACTTTATTCAGGAGATACGTCCTATGGTGGACTTCAGGAAACATATTTTGCACTTAAAACCTTGGAGCTATTAGGTGCAAACGGCACATAA
- a CDS encoding ATP-binding protein, producing the protein MILEEVISEFHELGIPETRERELNLPANMDVAVVLFGLRRVGKTHLLYNTMEKLLQSGLPIERIFYVNFEDERLEGLTAGDLSALVELYYKLNPDADVMYLFLDEVQEVQGWEKFVRRLLERKRARVFVTGSSSKFLSREIATSLRGRSLSFQLFPLSFREFLSFKGFDHSRPLTEARRGRLKRFLEEYVRYGGFPGIVSYPELIKIRTLQEYLDLIIYRDLIERYGIEKTGAMKALIRVTVRNFARKLSIRKLNGLLASSGVRLSRPTTSEYFSYLEDVGFVIPVRKYHPSDVESLRSTSKIYIADTGFVSVFGVGDLGHRIENIVAVELLRRKHYYDPLLEVRYWDDGKGEVDFVLLRGLKVVELIQVSYDVEEPTTMDRELKALLRASKSLNCKNLTVITWDYEDVRQVEEKTVKFVPLWRWLLS; encoded by the coding sequence ATGATCCTTGAAGAGGTAATCTCCGAGTTTCATGAACTGGGCATCCCGGAGACACGCGAGAGGGAACTCAACCTACCCGCCAACATGGATGTGGCGGTTGTTCTCTTTGGCTTGAGGCGAGTTGGAAAGACTCATCTTTTATACAACACAATGGAAAAGCTCCTCCAATCCGGATTGCCGATAGAGAGGATTTTCTACGTTAACTTTGAGGACGAAAGGCTAGAGGGCCTAACTGCCGGCGACCTGTCCGCTCTGGTGGAGCTCTACTACAAGCTCAACCCCGACGCGGACGTCATGTACCTGTTCCTCGATGAGGTTCAGGAGGTTCAGGGCTGGGAAAAGTTCGTCAGAAGGCTCCTTGAAAGAAAGAGGGCGAGGGTGTTCGTGACGGGATCGTCATCGAAGTTTCTCTCCAGGGAGATAGCCACCTCACTTAGGGGGAGGAGTCTGAGCTTTCAGCTCTTTCCCCTGTCCTTCAGAGAGTTTCTGTCCTTCAAAGGCTTTGACCACTCCCGACCCCTGACGGAAGCCAGAAGAGGGCGGCTCAAGAGATTCCTAGAAGAATACGTCCGGTACGGAGGCTTCCCCGGAATAGTGAGTTATCCAGAACTGATAAAGATCAGGACCCTGCAGGAATACCTCGACCTTATAATTTACCGCGACCTGATCGAGAGGTATGGAATTGAAAAAACCGGTGCCATGAAAGCGCTGATCCGGGTTACCGTGAGGAATTTTGCCAGGAAGCTTTCCATACGGAAACTCAATGGCCTTCTCGCTTCGAGCGGTGTCAGACTAAGCAGACCGACGACTTCCGAGTACTTCTCATACCTCGAGGACGTAGGTTTTGTGATTCCCGTGAGGAAGTATCATCCAAGTGACGTTGAGTCTCTAAGGAGCACCTCCAAAATATATATCGCCGATACGGGCTTTGTAAGCGTTTTTGGCGTTGGAGACCTGGGACATAGAATTGAAAACATAGTGGCAGTGGAACTTCTCAGACGGAAACACTACTACGACCCCCTTCTGGAGGTTCGCTACTGGGACGACGGAAAGGGAGAGGTTGATTTCGTCCTCTTGAGGGGCCTAAAGGTAGTCGAGCTAATACAGGTTAGCTATGATGTTGAAGAACCCACGACAATGGACCGCGAGCTCAAGGCTCTCTTGAGGGCCTCGAAGTCATTGAACTGCAAAAACCTCACAGTGATAACCTGGGATTACGAGGACGTTCGGCAGGTTGAAGAGAAAACCGTCAAATTCGTCCCACTCTGGCGTTGGCTCCTTAGTTAA
- a CDS encoding helix-turn-helix transcriptional regulator: MVGAEEYDYEINAYAVYFEVVDQNNIRETIEIDLTSNTNLSGYVIYTAYPVENASAVLDLGNRVEKINVTVREILGGTNAIYLTFPTLKPGQSARIELTFITRGMISENGGNEQFTYYIKFSQPVGVFHMQLLVPRGYAILSPIIPSPDRVESSTDRLLLEWKRSNVRPGDEFYFIVGFSGEITVPKPPSPWLYVGLFIIGFLLGGGSVYGYILYRERKREEELTHLRSDEEKILAMLREGPVLQSELAEKLGVSKAKVSMILREMEEKGLITRAKEGRTYRVFLRE, from the coding sequence TTGGTCGGTGCGGAGGAGTACGACTACGAGATAAACGCCTATGCAGTCTATTTTGAGGTAGTGGACCAGAACAACATCCGCGAAACCATCGAGATAGACCTGACGTCCAACACGAACCTCAGCGGATATGTCATCTACACCGCTTATCCCGTTGAGAACGCGAGCGCCGTGCTTGACCTTGGTAACAGAGTCGAGAAGATAAACGTGACCGTGAGGGAAATCTTGGGTGGAACCAACGCCATCTACCTGACATTTCCCACCCTAAAACCCGGGCAGAGCGCCAGGATAGAGCTCACCTTTATCACAAGGGGCATGATAAGCGAGAACGGTGGAAACGAGCAGTTCACGTACTACATCAAGTTCAGCCAGCCAGTTGGGGTCTTTCACATGCAGCTGCTCGTCCCAAGGGGATACGCAATACTCTCGCCGATAATCCCATCGCCCGACAGGGTCGAGAGCTCAACCGACCGGCTCCTCCTCGAATGGAAGCGCAGCAACGTCCGTCCTGGGGACGAGTTCTACTTCATAGTTGGCTTTTCGGGGGAGATAACCGTTCCAAAGCCGCCCTCACCGTGGCTCTACGTTGGCCTTTTTATAATCGGCTTTCTCTTAGGAGGTGGCTCCGTTTACGGCTACATCCTCTATCGCGAGAGGAAGCGTGAGGAGGAGCTCACCCACCTGAGGAGTGATGAAGAGAAAATACTCGCCATGCTGAGGGAAGGCCCCGTCCTCCAGAGCGAGCTCGCCGAGAAGCTTGGAGTTTCGAAGGCGAAAGTCAGCATGATCCTCCGCGAGATGGAGGAGAAAGGTCTCATAACGAGAGCCAAGGAAGGGAGAACATACAGGGTTTTTCTGAGGGAGTGA
- a CDS encoding phosphoadenosine phosphosulfate reductase domain-containing protein: MGRPVYLGKAYINWCEKCNVPLIGDSCALHGKEGVFRLNITPPGDLRFAFERDIELIRSIFREHYGVDVGELFDGKVILLNKTPGEDDSYEIILDGYVFGWIRFDPLELRWKPGLKVEGATALWKRFGKAMKKWIVIDEGAIEPILNGSNLLPVGIIEAEQSIKRNDDVILVSQAGEVIATGIAKKDYEALASRERGTGVKVRRQRSINYREGRKATMEDVLRANSIELERKVMEARRFMRKVSTRYSDLPIAVAFSGGKDSLAVLGLALEEFGDEGFTVFFNNTGIEFPETLEYVEKLRKELEPRGIKFVVADAGDAFWRAIHVFSPPGRDYRWCCKVTKLGPITLSIKENYPKGVLMFVGQRKYESIKRFKQPRVWKNPWVPNETGASPIFHWRALEVWLYILSRELPYNPLYERGFDRIGCFLCPSASLAEIYTLKEEKPELWAKWEGELKRWQKRFGMPDEWITYGFWRWKKLSKGEKAIARELGVDIPEERSWEPVRYTVEKTETGFVTRFNTVVNLKRIGEVAPILGEVKEGENYIRAGDVIFRPDGAYTDDPNEAIQAYYLVKRAYECVGCGVCVGKCPEGALSIEERSRKIVVNPELCTHCRECMDVCPLLKIKNPEEGSQL; this comes from the coding sequence ATGGGAAGGCCGGTCTACCTCGGCAAGGCTTACATAAACTGGTGCGAGAAGTGCAACGTCCCGCTCATCGGTGACAGCTGCGCTCTCCACGGGAAGGAGGGCGTTTTCAGGCTCAACATCACTCCCCCGGGCGACCTGCGCTTCGCCTTCGAGAGGGACATCGAGCTGATCCGCTCGATATTTCGAGAGCACTACGGCGTCGACGTGGGCGAGCTTTTCGATGGCAAGGTCATCCTCCTCAACAAGACGCCCGGGGAAGATGACTCCTACGAGATAATCCTCGATGGCTACGTCTTCGGCTGGATACGCTTCGACCCGCTGGAGCTCCGCTGGAAACCTGGCCTGAAGGTCGAGGGGGCGACTGCCCTCTGGAAGCGCTTCGGGAAGGCGATGAAAAAGTGGATAGTCATCGATGAAGGTGCCATAGAGCCGATACTGAACGGCTCCAACCTCCTGCCCGTTGGTATAATCGAGGCTGAGCAAAGCATAAAGCGGAACGACGACGTAATACTGGTCTCCCAGGCCGGCGAGGTCATCGCAACGGGCATAGCGAAGAAGGACTACGAAGCCTTAGCCAGCAGGGAGCGTGGAACCGGCGTCAAGGTGAGGAGGCAGAGGAGCATCAACTACCGCGAGGGAAGGAAGGCCACGATGGAGGACGTGTTGAGGGCCAACTCCATCGAGCTTGAGAGGAAGGTGATGGAAGCGAGGCGCTTCATGAGGAAGGTCTCCACCCGCTACTCCGACCTCCCGATAGCGGTGGCCTTCTCGGGCGGGAAGGACAGCTTAGCTGTTCTCGGTCTGGCGCTGGAGGAGTTCGGCGACGAGGGCTTCACCGTCTTCTTCAACAACACGGGCATAGAGTTCCCGGAAACGCTCGAATACGTCGAGAAGCTGAGGAAGGAGCTTGAGCCGAGGGGAATAAAGTTCGTCGTTGCCGATGCCGGCGACGCCTTCTGGCGCGCCATCCACGTCTTTTCCCCGCCGGGGAGGGACTACCGCTGGTGCTGCAAGGTCACCAAGCTCGGCCCCATAACCCTCTCCATCAAGGAGAACTACCCGAAAGGCGTCCTCATGTTCGTCGGCCAGAGGAAGTATGAGAGCATAAAGAGGTTCAAGCAGCCGAGGGTGTGGAAGAATCCCTGGGTGCCGAACGAGACCGGCGCTTCGCCGATATTCCACTGGCGCGCGCTTGAGGTGTGGCTCTACATCCTCAGCAGAGAGCTCCCCTACAACCCGCTGTATGAGAGGGGCTTCGACAGGATAGGCTGCTTCCTCTGCCCGAGCGCCTCCCTGGCGGAAATCTACACCCTGAAGGAGGAGAAGCCCGAGCTGTGGGCCAAGTGGGAGGGCGAACTCAAACGCTGGCAGAAACGCTTTGGAATGCCCGACGAGTGGATAACCTACGGCTTCTGGCGGTGGAAGAAGCTGAGCAAGGGAGAGAAGGCCATAGCGAGGGAGCTCGGCGTTGATATTCCAGAGGAGCGCTCGTGGGAGCCGGTGAGGTACACGGTGGAGAAAACCGAAACCGGTTTCGTAACCCGCTTTAACACAGTCGTTAACCTGAAACGGATTGGAGAAGTCGCCCCAATCCTCGGAGAAGTCAAGGAAGGCGAAAACTACATAAGGGCGGGTGATGTTATATTTAGACCAGACGGCGCCTACACCGATGACCCCAACGAGGCGATACAGGCTTATTATCTCGTCAAGCGTGCCTACGAATGCGTTGGCTGTGGCGTCTGCGTCGGCAAGTGCCCGGAGGGGGCGCTGAGCATAGAGGAGAGGAGCAGGAAGATAGTCGTGAACCCTGAGCTCTGCACCCACTGCAGGGAGTGTATGGACGTATGCCCGCTGCTGAAGATCAAAAACCCCGAGGAAGGAAGTCAGCTTTAA